A region of Phaeodactylum tricornutum CCAP 1055/1 chromosome 14, whole genome shotgun sequence DNA encodes the following proteins:
- a CDS encoding predicted protein: MIQAYIDGRQPYCCPSNPSTAASGPIVYEEQQTLSTSSTLAAPYSSQPTTKQTPPTVVRSGIPSDHRKGDQEYQIHQIAAASHTNRSVRDTARLVHRVLQQQEHRPSSQAPTPLEALPTLLYNPRSSSLNEALASASTDTIVISAGPEVAVEDILWMPVSCGMTALHVAARMLVWVQYVGDDDAHQPWNVRFVANVVERQLAQRQSRLQNVPYPCTTNTAARNWWRWLVQQASQTDQARRNLVRKRDSGGDSVFDTFWATWAHPTPSTAGAGRTVTDYGTRPAPPPAPFVARFPAALDQVLASPHHLHLLQICIQRQRQASIQNITFAMDETIPDAVYVVARFWWALTILLDGARGENVQSSASARESKVASTPAVLPIVPFLASTGSCPERLARLVVCLFPEQLSYIVPDTGATVLHLWAAAPNPIHEERDGMLIPLLRTCPALAAVKDNRGRLPIHVALHWNKAMPDVRALWEHAPHTVHVPDPLKPTLPLVVLVTLTARKQKMNTLRALERRNPAVSLAEWLDATRDTEMLQASALCLGFIQRTFVVRHVHDELPLESDYPPQRAPTSVPASPLRVSTRVVLQNPWRRRSIESSILTFTYPQLSPS; the protein is encoded by the exons ATGATTCAAGCCTACATTGATGGACGACAACCGTACTGTTGTCCATCAAACCCTTCTACCGCAGCATCCGGCCCTATCGTCTACGAGGAGCAGCAGACACTGTCGACGTCGAGTACCTTGGCTGCTCCGTACTCGTCCCAACCGACTACCAAACAGACTCCTCCTACCGTTGTAAGATCGGGCATCCCGTCTGATCATCGGAAAGGAGATCAAGAATATCAAATCCACCAAATCGCCGCAGCCTCGCATACTAACCGATCCGTTCGGGACACCGCTCGCTTAGTTCATCGCGTTCTACAGCAACAGGAACACCGGCCTTCATCACAGGCACCGACTCCGCTGGAAGCCTTGCCTACCCTGCTCTACAATCCAAGAAGCTCTTCGCTAAACGAAGCGTTAGCCTCGGCCTCCACCGACACAATTGTCATTTCCGCCGGACCAGAAGTTGCCGTGGAGGATATCTTGTGGATGCCGGTCTCGTGTGGTATGACCGCCCTACACGTCGCCGCACGCATGTTGGTCTGGGTGCAATATGTCGGCGATGACGATGCACACCAGCCATGGAACGTGCGCTTTGTTGCCAACGTTGTCGAACGCCAGCTTGCACAACGACAATCACGATTGCAAAATGTGCCGTATCCGTGCACAACCAACACCGCCGCACGCAACTGGTGGCGCTGGCTCGTTCAACAAGCGTCCCAAACGGACCAAGCCCGTCGCAATCTTGTGCGCAAGCGAGATTCCGGTGGCGATTCCGTGTTTGATACCTTTTGGGCCACGTGGGCGCACCCAACGCCGTCGACAGCGGGTGCCGGCCGAACTGTCACTGACTATGGCACACGGCCGGCTCCGCCTCCGGCGCCCTTTGTGGCCCGCTTTCCAGCGGCACTGGATCAAGTTCTAGCCTCACCGCACCACTTACATCTTTTGCAGATTTGTATACAGCGCCAACGGCAAGCCAGTATTCAGAACATTACGTTTGCAATGGATGAGACTATCCCCGACGCTGTCTACGTTGTCGCTCGCTTCTGGTGGGCCTTGACGATTCTGTTGGACGGGGCACGGGGCGAAAACGTGCAGTCGAGCGCTAGCGCTAGGGAGAGCAAAGTTGCCTCTACTCCCGCCGTGTTGCCTATTGTCCCCTTTCTGGCATCAACTGGGTCTTGTCCGGAGCGTCTCGCTCGTTTGGTAGTCTGTTTGTTTCCCGAGCAGCTTTCGTACATTGTTCCGGACACTGGCGCCACAGTGTTGCACCTGTGGGCTGCCGCTCCCAACCCGATTCATGAAGAACGTGACGGTATGCTGATCCCTCTCTTACGCACTTGTCCGGCGTTGGCTGCTGTGAAAGACAACCGAGGCCGTTTGCCTATCCACGTAGCCCTGCATTGGAACAAAGCCATGCCGGACGTTCGTGCGTTGTGGGAACACGCCCCCCATACCGTTCACGTTCCAGATCCGCTCAAGCCGACTTTACCGTTGGTTGTCCTCGTCACGTTGACTGCCCGCAAACAGAAGATGAACACCTTGCGCGCGCTGGAGCGACGCAACCCCGCCGTATCGTTGGCGGAATGGTTGGACGCAACGCGCGATACCGAAATGTTACAAG CGAGTGCTTTGTGCTTGGGGTTTATTCAGCGGACCTTTGTTGTTCGGCACGTACACGATGAGTTGCCATTGGAAAGTGATTATCCGCCGCAACGGGCCCCAACTAGCGTTCCAGCTAGTCCTCTTAGGGTATCGACACGAGTAGTCCTGCAAAATCCGTGGAGACGGCGATCTATTGAAAGCTCCATCTTGACTTTTACTTATCCACAGCTTTCCCCGAGTTAG
- a CDS encoding predicted protein, which yields MVFSTPAKVFTTALAMGALVATQIDLTSQKNGAANGIASDADAASKPTGASSRGLKGARRLATGNVEGYGRVNATSGTLVNGFAGPGESSQYAAVKQTGSFDISSSATGPNGYIEGSSSGTVYHTELKTIGQTDYYGQVENTGATVESYGTGYFAGNFDTEGSTPAGPGATTAPGATMAPTSAPVATSSTKAPKASLVPKSTAAPKSEKATLSPKSAKGDTMNIEVPPPEPRTATADEGGVTPETETGSVYSVAGGTIKSTIGASEGQVGSASGSIFVGGAGNYSGIAPNASDYYFDSANNDGDAVGGSQVDSSASASGYANDFAADAYASGYSAQNGVFGAYANGPSAGEYLPGGNASIAMDSYTTFGVSGEAAASSP from the exons ATGGTCTTCTCTACCCCTGCCAAAGTCTTTACCACAGCACTCGCCATGGGTGCTCTGGTTGCCACCCAGATTGATCTGACGTCGCAAAAG AACGGTGCTGCCAACGGAATTGCGTCCGACGCCGACGCTGCTTCAAAGCCTACAGGAGCTTCTAGCCGCGGCTTGAAGGGTGCTCGCCGTTTGGCTACCGGAAACGTCGAAGGATACGGAAGGGTCAATGCCACGTCCGGAACTCTCGTCAACGGCTTTGCCGGCCCCGGAGAGAGCTCTCAGTACGCTGCCGTCAAACAGACGGGATCCTTCGACATCAGCTCATCTGCCACGGGTCCCAACGGATATATTGAAGGATCCAGTAGTGGGACGGTTTACCATACCGAGCTGAAAACGATTGGTCAGACTGACTACTATGGCCAGGTTGAAAACACCGGGGCCACTGTCGAGTCCTACGGTACCGGCTACTTTGCCGGAAACTTCGACACGGAAGGGTCCACACCTGCTGGACCCGGAGCCACCACTGCTCCTGGCGCTACGATGGCACCCACCAGTGCCCCTGTCGCCACGTCGTCCACCAAGGCACCCAAGGCTTCCTTGGTACCCAAGAGTACTGCGGCACCCAAGAGCGAGAAGGCTACCCTTTCACCGAAGAGTGCCAAGGGCGACACCATGAACATCGAGGTGCCTCCCCCCGAGCCGCGCACTGCGACGGCGGACGAGGGGGGCGTCACGCCCGAAACTGAGACCGGTTCGGTGTACTCAGTGGCTGGAGGCACAATCAAGTCCACG ATTGGTGCCTCGGAAGGACAAGTTGGCAGCGCTTCTggttccatttttgttggTGGCGCTGGCAACTACAGCGGAATTGCGCCCAACGCGAGCGACTATTACTTTGATAGCGCTAACAACGATGGTGACGCCGTAGGTGGATCTCAAGTTGACAGCTCGGCATCCGCTTCTGGTTATGCGAATGATTTTGCTGCGGATGCTTATGCCAGTGGATACAGTGCCCAGAACGGAGTTTTCGGAGCGTACGCGAACGGACCGAGTGCTGGTGAATACTTGCCTGGCGGTAACGCGAGTATTGCCATGGACTCGTATACTACGTTCGGGGTGTCCGGAGAGGCGGCGGCTTCTAGTCCGTAA